The window ACGGACTCGCACAACCAATCTAATTACAGCTTACGATTTGAACGTTACACTAGTCGTTGAACGGCtagtttcttaaaaaatttaaaaaaaaaattaaacaatttatttaCCTATAAATACAACATTTTTACTCTTTATTTTTTACACCATTCTTCTCTATCTCTATACATAATCTACATACTAAATATTCACAACCAAAAACCATGGATCCCAACCAAAATACCCCTCCAAATTACAGAAATCGCAAACCCAATAACGCTTTTGCGTTAGATACAACACCTCGCCAATTTTCGACTATGGAGTCACCTCAAGACGGTTTTCTCAATCTACGTCAAACCGGTTCCCCCATCCAACAAACACCACTTTTCCAACAACAATATCAATATTTTCCGTCTTTCCAACAACAACAAATTTCACAACAATACCAACAATTTCAACAGCTACAACAACTCCAACAACAATCATCACAACAACAACCTCCAATTTCAcaaccttcaccaccacctcaaccaaaaaagaaaaaagggaAAAACCGGTCCGACCCACTACCGCCCAAAAAAGGGTTTCATGGAcaaaagaagatgaagaaaagttAGCGGAGGCGTGGTTGGTGGTTTCCGAAGATTCAATTGTAGGAGATAGTCAGCCTTACGGAAGTTTTTGGGAGAAAGTTTGAGTCATTTTCTACGAGTTAATGGAAAGCGAAAGTCGAAACGTCGATCAAATTACGTCGAAATGACAAGATATTCGACTAAAATGCACCGAGTTTGGAGGAATCTACAACAACCTCCTAAACATACGCAAAAGCGGCTCGAacaattttgatgttttcaaggcggCCATGGACCAATTTGAAAAAACAACGCCAACACGCAAAGCTTTTCCGTATATGAAACCGTGAATTGAAAGACGCCCCAAAATGGAAAGAGCAAATGGAAGGTACTTCACAATCTTCCGGTTCAAAGCGTTTGAGAAACCCCGATGCAACTTCTCAATAATCTGATGGCCGAACACACATCGACATCAATGATGATCCGCTAGATCTTGAAACCGACCAACCTCTTCGTCGGCCCGTTGGAAGAAGTAAAGCAAAAAAAGCGGCGTCAACATCTTCGAATTCTAGTGTTATGGATATGTTTGGCGATAAATTTGATCGATATGTGCAACTTCAAAAAACGAAGGTCGAGGTGATGACTCGGATGGAACAAAAAATGATCGAAGCACAATCATCATTTCAAGAGGAACAAGCGACGCTCCAAACAAACACCGATATGGAAATCTTGAAAATGAAAACGGACGACCTCGAGGGCGaagacttggaacttttccaaacgATCAAAGAGTCGATTCGAACCCGACGTAGGGGTATGgggtagtttattttatttatggttggaattgttagttttttttaatgttttttttattttaagtaatgtaattttatttttattgttagtttttattttcaatttatgtagtttttatttaatgtcatttggtattttaatttaatggaaaaactagtattaaaaaatgattttaatgtatttttaaattaaatttaaataaaaaaaatgaggtgGAGTGGTGTGTTAGTGGTAGGTATCACATGCTAGCGGTAGGAGAATGTGGTGTTGATGTGGCACCCACCACATATGTAGTATGTGGTGGGTATAAGGCCAAACGGTATATATTGCACGAGACGGTCCGTGGTCTAGGTGGCCACGAACCACGACTGTGCACACCACCCCGGTGGTTCGTGGTGGGTCGTGGTCGTACTTCTTCATGTTCCCGACGACAGATTCAAACGAAAAATTTGATTGGTTGTTTGGTTTTTTGGCCGTTGAACGGCTATTTTGgccgtttcttttttttttcaaactcaatTCACTAATTATAAATAAACCTTCTATTATATCAAAACTTACACCCCATTCTATTCTCTAAAACcacaaaacacatacacatggATTCCACAATACATATggaatttttaaaaagttttgacTCGGATGACGACGTAGAATTCGTCGAGACATTCTTcaatgttgtgcaacacattcacGACGAAGAAAGTTCGAATGCAGCGCGTACAAGGGTGGTCATCAATCGTGATCGTCAAGCTGCACATGACTTATTGGTACGTGATTACTTTGCCGATAATTGTCTTTATAATGACGACTCGTTCGAACGTCGTTTCCGTCTGAATAAGGCTATATTTTTACGTATTAGTAATGCTTTAGAATCCCGTTatgattttttcaaacaaaaacccgACGCTAAAGGAAAAATGGGTTTTAGTAGTATACAAAAATGTGTGGCTGCTCTTAGATATTTGGGATACGGTATAGCATTTGATGCATCCGACGAATACTTGAAAGTATCCGAGAAGACCGCAGTTGAATGTGTAGATTGGTTTTTTGCATGTGTTTATGAGGTTTTTCACAAAGAATATTTGCGTAAACCTACTCAACGTGATATTGAGAGATTATATTCGGTTCATGAAGAGAGGCATGGATTTCCTGGTATGCTTGGCAGTCTAGATTGTACTCATGTGGCTTGGGAAAAATGTCCAACTGCATGGCGTGGTCAGTTCACTCGAGGAGATATAGGTGAACCAACTATCATCCTAGAAGTTGTTGCATCTCAAGATTTGTGGATATGGCATGCCTTTTTTGGAGTAGCGGGGTCTAACAACGACATTAATGTTCTTGGCTAGTCTCCACTTTTCAACGATATTTGGACCGGCAAAGCACCTGATATGACGTTCACGGTGAACGGGCACGCGTACAAATCCAGTTACTACCTTGGTGATGGGATATATCCGGATTATTCTACATTGATGAAGGCATACTCGGTTCCTCGAAGTGAAAAGACAAaaatttttacaagaaaataggAATCGGCGAAAAAGGATATCGAGAGGGTATTTGGAGTCCTTAAGCAGACATGACATGTAGTGAAATATGTTACACGACTCTAGATAAAGAAAGAATTAAACGAATGGTCCTAGCATGTATTAtaatgcataatatgattattgaaGATGAAGGTCGAGCGATTTGCACGTATGATCCGAACGAcgttgtcgttccaattgaggaaTTTGTACCCGGAACGACTGTTTTTTTAGAGCGAGTTGTTGAAATTCATAACAGTGAAACGTGTTTCAATCTTCGAAAAGATGTCACGGAACATTTGTACCAACGTAACATGAACGACGATTAGgatttttatatgtatgtttgttcgtttttttaattaatgtaatgttttttttttctagattaactaagtaatgtagtttgaagttgttattttatttttataattaatgaaaaactagtttaaaaaaatgaatgctttttaattataaaaaatgtatttttattgtaattttttaattaaaaaaaagtaattttattgtatttttgaattaaaaaaataaaaataatgatgtGGAGTGGTGTGTTAGTGGTAGATATCCCATGTTAGTGGTAATGGAATGTGGTGTTGATGTGACATCCACCatatatgtggtatgtggtaggtatAACAGATGGTCTAATGCCTACAATACGAGAGTTTTTTTTATAGGTCCTAGAATGTCAACTAACAagcaaaaaaaatgataaattagCAAAATAATATGATATGTGAAAAAGTTATAGTCAGAGTGTGTTACTTAAGAAGCTCATTGGAAAAActttgttttgaaaaaatttatCCAATATCCTTTTCAAATATTTTAAgctttttgtttgaaaaaaaattcTATCATGGATGCTCTTATAATCAACCTTATAGTCTTAAATTTTTGGAACCAgtcccggaaccggcggttccagTTCCGGGAGCGGGTAACCCAGTTACATTAACTTTGTTAACTTTTGTCGATAAAATCGCAACTTAGTTTGATCCAAATCGTATCAATTCGGACCAAAGAGAGACAGAATCGGACCAATATATTGTAAACGGGTCtaagtaacacacacacacacacacacacacacacacacacacacacatatatatatatatatatatatatatatatatatatatatatataaacggttTCGGCGGGTACCCAGCAGGTAGCGGTTCCGAAAAAATGAGAATTGGAACCGGAACAGCCTAAGACGATTCCATAACTTTAGGAATCGGAATCGGAACCGTTTAAGGCAGTTCCAGTTCCAAACCAGCAGTTACAAGACGGTTCCGGTTTCAAAAACGGGTACCTggttccgatgctcatccctacACAATATGAGAGTTTTTCTAATAGTTTTTCCATAGGTACTAAAATGTCAACTAACAAGCTAAAAAAGGATAAATCAGCATAATAGTATGATATGTgaaaaagttatgatagagtgtGTTACTTAAGAAGCTCATTGGAAAAActttgttttgaaaaaatttctCCAATATCCTTTTCAGATATTTTAAgctttttgtttgaaaaaaattCTATGGATGCTCTTATAATCAACCTTATAGTCTTAATATATTTAAGTCATTTTTTACTAAACTCAAATTTAATGTCCaaattaaatcaaaatataaacaatcatctatatattttttatattaaacgTTTAACTATTAAGGTGTAGCAAGAAATCTTTAAGGTGTACATGTATGCAAATTTTGAAAACATACACTACTATTTTAGTGgattaaattttaaataaatatgaaattatGTGGTGAAAaagtaaagcttgcaacttttgtgacaattttggacatggagagctaattttgattttttttttttgttggcaATTGGGAACCTCATATCATTTTGTGTGGCATAGAACGAGATAAGCTTTTTCCCTCAAATCGATCAATCTTCCTCTCATCATCATCAATTCATCACCACCTTCTTCCAATCTCTCTACACTCGCACCACAACCAGATCTGTCAACCATTTCACCATTCTTCACCGCCATTGTTATCCTCTAATCGACCATGGCCAACGTGATCATGGCCTCCTCCAAAACCCTAATCACATCTCCCCCAACCCCTAAATCCAAACACCAACCACTACCACAACCTCCCGTCTCCCTTCCCCTCATCTCCACCACCACCAAACCCctaatctccctctccctcactCCCAAATCCCTCGCCGCCGCAGCCCTCGTAGCCGCCTCCGTCGCCGCGACTCCCTTCCCCTCCTTAGCAGTCGAGATCGAAAAGGCCCAACTTTTCGACTTCGATCTTACGCTTCCGATCATTGCCGCGGAGTTTCTTTTCCTCATGTTCGCTCTCGACAAAGTATACTACTCCCCCTTGGGGAATTTTATGGACGGCAGAGATAAGGAAATTAAAGAGAAGCTGAGCAGTGTGAAGGATACTTCGAGTGAAGTGAAGCAATTGGAGGAGCAGGCGGCGGCGATTATGAGGGCAGCGAGGGCGGAGATATCGGCGGCGTTGAACAAGATGAAGAAGGAGACGGCGTTGGAGGTGGATGCGAAGCTGGCGGAGGGGAGGAAGAAGGTGGAGGCGGAGTTGCAGGAGGCGTTGGCAAGTTTGGAGAAGCAAAAGGAAGATACGATCAAGTCGCTTGATTCTCAGATTGCGGCTCTTAGTCAGGAAATTGTCAacaaggtccttccagttcaatAATTTACATATCAGTcctttaaatttgaaaaagaaaaggtcACTAGAATCACGTAAAATAACAGAAACTTGTTTATATTTTGGATGATTCGGACTCGgattattacatgtgtgatgaagTTATTGTTAATTTGTGAAataatattttatgatttttgcttCAATCTATTAAATGTTAGAAGCAATAGTGTTAAAACCATTTTCCAATTTATAATTATAAGAGTCATTCAACCTATGTGTCTTTTTTATTGTAATAGTATTTGTATCTTTATGAAATCATAAATTTTCTTTGCTGTTACTAAAGAGCACCAACAAGACTACGAACCCTTGCAAGACACTATTAGACACAATATCTCGATTACCTTCTAATGCTAAACCATCTCCGATCCATAAATGAAGCTTTTACATAAAAAActaatctttttattttctttttgaggTTTGGTGTTTAAAATGGTGGAAACCATTAATTTCAATGATGAATTGGGATTTATGATGTTAAATGATGTTTTGTTTACTATGGGATAATCTCAATCAATGAAAACCGTTAAAATCGGTTCCTAAAGTGGTCAAGAAGGTTGCTTTGAGTTGTCACAAGTTTGATATATCAAACCAAGTGATACAACATCCATAGAACTTGAACCCTTGGGGAAAATATGTCACATGTACGacctttgtaaacactttcacaTCTTATCACATGGATTTAACATGATAAATAAGATATTATTTGTAATAATGTTAAGTCCAATGGAAGTGAGATCCAACATATATGCATACAATATAACTTTTCCAATATGGGGTTACAAAACATCAACACATACAACATGTCAAGGTTCAATCATAAACTTTTAATACAtgtcaaataaaataaaatatgtaaTTCATAAACTATATAGGTTTAGAcctaaaatagttttcaaaatatttaaaatatggcATGTGTTTATGTGTAATAATGCAATGCATGTCAAAGCATTCATACTTGGTGAAATGGCCTTACCAAATCACATTGTTCCTTTGTACCACACCGAGAAGAACACATTAACTCATTATGTACATTCCAATAATGCTTACTAGCCTTACCCAACTAGGTTATGTAATTCAAGGGGATATGTCTAATGGCAATTTCCAACTCGAGTGCATGTTGGATATAATATGTAAAATACAAGAAATTTATGTACTGTTAATTATATGTGAGACTATGGAGGTCACACTACGAGTTAcaaaaatctataaataataatgtatttagtagataaattattatttatcaaataaaatatttaagtaaacaaattaaataaagccaaaataactaattagatatgtTGGGTTTACTTGACTAGTTGCCTTGAAAccttaaacatgttttgaaaagcCTAACCAAGGGACGAAATATGTTTATATGGATTACGCTCAATAAATGATCCCATGCATTCTCACAACTAGTCATTGGATTCCTCAAATGACAACACATACACAAAATCAACTTTGGACATAAACAACCCATCAACATTAACTTGAAGATCTTATGTAGGGTTGCTGTTATAGTTAACAATTAATCAATAACATTATGATTTATTTAAgtcgaaaggaagcttaaagcACCAACCATGAAATTTTATAACCTAGAGGCAGACTATTGAGGCTAGTGGTGTAACATCTTGTTTTTGGGGCTAAGAGTTTTGGGCGTTTTggtaaaaataaaagtttctttattttaaaataaaataaataaatagatgaaaGTAAATGTTTTGTTTAATAACCCTAATAAACATATTTGCTAAGCCAAAAATAGATTATGAAAGAGTTTGAGTGTCAAAAGAAAACTTTTAAGGTTTAGGGGCTAAAAGTGTCAATTTGTATAAACTTGCTTTTCACCCGAGAATTTGACCAAACAAGCATCCCCGACTAGATTTGTATGAGTTACGGTGGAGTAGGACCAATTGTAGAGTAAAAGTAAGTTTTATTAAGTTTTTTGCCAAGTTAGGTACCAAGTACGAAAGGAATTTCAAATGAGGGCACTACAAGAATGTCGATCTTAGCGGCGACAAACATCGctgctaaaggtattagcgacaacatgtcgccgctaaagggtcGCCACTGTTGATTCGTCGCTATTGCTCCAACCGTCGTCGTTATTACCTTCCGTCGTCACTATAGGTGTATCGTCACTAATGCACTGTCACCACTAATTgtattcctctctctctctctctctctctctctctctctctctagtttTTAACATTAAAAATGCAGAAAAAACGATATAAAAATATAACAACTGCTAGGAAATAATAATCGCAAAAAAAAAAGATCGAAAcatttaaatttaacagtacgacaTCCCAAAGTATTAATCCAAACATTAAGCAGAAGTTATGCTTTAAATCTAACAAAAgatttgtaacgaccaaaaatttcaaccaaattaaaacattttaattcattcaaaaaccgtTACGaccatacatcttgttttcaaaatagtttaaacatcagagtattttcCCCAGAATCATATTACATAaagcataaacatgaggagcggtacgatcacgccttcgccttgctacgatctcctgaagcacctgaaacaataaaccacaactgtaagcccgaaagcttagtgagttccctcaaagtactcatacacacataatcatatgcatacaacaaagaacaacatacttcgggtccaatcaaccttccaATTGGAATACCtctggccctcaaccatcaggttggaatgcctacataacacgagcccaatcatcctaccaggatagaatactctcggcccataaccatcgagttggaatacccaaacacctatacgtacaacaatagctactatgggtccaatcatcccttaggatggaattgatgggttttggacataagaactttacctatgtgcacatacaaccctataacttggatctaggtttcactaattgaacatgcaacatatccaagactttcatggctagatctaatgtaaactaacaattaaaacatatgaaaacagatccagaatgataccttgagttacttgcttgaaaaccttcttcttcttggagcttagagtcacaaatgtcactcctctaatggtttacaaacaccaactagcaagaagatgatttgagagagatgaggaagagggaaatcggctctagggttactccaatcacaagggtgtcgatttcctcaaccctatgggtctatttatactgtgagctcctagggtttcaccctaaaaccctaattggataacttagcctcaaagcaatccaaatcctttcctagataaggccttggacgatttctaggtgatccatatccctaaaatagtccaaccctatatccataagggttatcagctcaaaatacaactttcacatatttgacagtttatacccctttattcaattaatctctttaagtcgtcaaattaattcctaccctatagccaaaacaggagcagcggttggtgcgggagttggtgcaacagacttgtcctttaagttgctctcaacagtccttaggagtccttggagtttgcttagggtgacctcttccttgttcatgtggtaggtcatcctaaattggttgtagcatgaaagcaaggaatgaagaacaatgtcgatggccaaatcctccccaaagttaacatttaacttgcgaagacgatcaacatatcgttgcatcttttgcaagtgcacagtcaacgattctccatttcccatcttagcggtgatcatgttagtaatgatctcgtagcgctcttgcctcgcgctttggtggtacctttccatcaagtcttgatgcatttcatacggatacatgtcctcataggacttttggaattcttggttcatagtgactatcatgatgcaatgaactttcgttgcatcacgttcgtgtgtctcaaagacagcca of the Lactuca sativa cultivar Salinas chromosome 6, Lsat_Salinas_v11, whole genome shotgun sequence genome contains:
- the LOC111883116 gene encoding ATP synthase subunit b', chloroplastic, with translation MANVIMASSKTLITSPPTPKSKHQPLPQPPVSLPLISTTTKPLISLSLTPKSLAAAALVAASVAATPFPSLAVEIEKAQLFDFDLTLPIIAAEFLFLMFALDKVYYSPLGNFMDGRDKEIKEKLSSVKDTSSEVKQLEEQAAAIMRAARAEISAALNKMKKETALEVDAKLAEGRKKVEAELQEALASLEKQKEDTIKSLDSQIAALSQEIVNKVLPVQ
- the LOC111883186 gene encoding uncharacterized protein LOC111883186 produces the protein MEFLKSFDSDDDVEFVETFFNVVQHIHDEESSNAARTRVVINRDRQAAHDLLVRDYFADNCLYNDDSFERRFRLNKAIFLRISNALESRYDFFKQKPDAKGKMGFSSIQKCVAALRYLGYGIAFDASDEYLKVSEKTAVECVDWFFACVYEVFHKEYLRKPTQRDIERLYSVHEERHGFPGMLGSLDCTHVAWEKCPTAWRGQFTRGDIGEPTIILEVVASQDLWIWHAFFGVAGSNNDINVLG